DNA sequence from the Phaenicophaeus curvirostris isolate KB17595 chromosome 22, BPBGC_Pcur_1.0, whole genome shotgun sequence genome:
GTGTGGATAGCTCTCTATCTAGCTGAGCAAACAGACTATTCCAGGAAAACAAGTGGCGTACTGATAATAGCAAATATTGCAGGAAGCAGCTATAATCTGCTGTCCTGAACTGCACTTCTACAGGAACCGTGAAACTCCAGCTGAAGTGGGTTTGTCTGATGCCTCCCTAATGCAGATTTTGCTAGTTCTCAGAACACAGCATGGtactggaaggagaaaagggcTTCGTAATTTAATCATCTTGCATCAGGGCCAGTTCTGACCATTGAAGGGATTCATTTGAAGTAAAAACTTGGGTAGACGTAAGGAACACAGGCTTTTATTTTGTACGACAAGAGATATATGAGGGTACAAGCCAGGACAGTCTTGTTCTGTTACAGCCCTCATTTGAGAAGCAAAGATGGAGATTGAAGAATCAGGGCTCTTGAAGAACACATCTGCATCTTACATCTTTACAGTTGATGTATTTAAGCACAACAGGAGCAGCAAAATCCTTAGCCAAGTTTAAGGCTCCTTTGTGCTATGCAGCTGAGATCAAAGGTTTCTTGCCCTAAAAAGCTTATGGTCTAGAGGTCCATGAGAGAATaactgcaggagaaggagatccaGGGAGAGAAATTGTCAGGTTTAGGAGAGAACTGATCCATGGCAGAGAACTGATCTGGATCCAGTAGCGTTTCTGTTCAGCCTTATTGTTGTTCCTTACCACCAGCCCACATAATTTCCTGAGTGTAGGAATTGTGCTTGCATGAGGCATTTATTTTTAGCctttcaaaagccttttttttcgcTTCCTATCTCTGTTCACCACACCTTCCCCTTCTTCTGAACTAAGTGACCTTAGTTTACCTGGTTTGTGAGATGAACAGTCAGATCATCCGAAGTGGCATCATAATTGACACAGGTCAACCTGACGTAACCCTGGGCAAAAAATAACACGTATGGTGCAGTGCAGGCAATGAGGAGGTAAGAACGGACATCAAACTTCTTCCTTTCCAGGAGCAGAGGCTTCTCAATATACCTGTCAGAGCAGTATTTCAACACGCATCACCAACAGGCAGCCAAACTACATGGCAATTCAAAGCACACACAGAACCCCACAgctcagtcatagaatcatagaatagttcgggttggaagggaccttaaagaacatctagctccaacccccctgccatggacagcagagacacctcccactggatcaggttgcccagggcgcatccaacctggccttgaacccctccagggatggggcagccaccacttccctgggcaacctgttccagcatctCCCCAccttcatagtgaagaaattcctccttatgtccagtctggCTCACCCCACACCATAGAACTAAtctatttgttcttttcttgatGCTGTTTTTAAGGTGAGTGGCAGCAGAGGGCACTCAtaggagagaaaagaagtgcaaagaacaatTCCTTTTGAGAGGAGTAGAAGCTATGCTGAATCTCGGGAGCAGGAGGTAATTAAAGATTTACTAATATTTACTGGAGAATATACAAAGTTTATATCTGAACATAAAGAGTCCTTCCTGCAGCACCATTGCTTTTATTGCCAGAGTGGCGTAATCTGGGAATTGTTCCCCTTTATCATCAAAGGTTGCTGGATTCTGTATAAATAACGAGGATATGCTGTTAGAAAAATCAATGCTAACAACAGTTTTCAAAGCAATATGCTTATTCTTTACAGCATAAGCCATTCCTTGCTAAGAGAAATTAAGATGAAATCTAAGACAGGGTCCGACTGCTTCTTCCACTAGCACTGTTGCTTATCCATGTCAAAGAGCACATCTTGTCTTTGTCAAAGAGCAGATACTGTCCATGTCCAAGACCATATTGGTCTAACTAAGGTCCTTGGTCTGGGTTTGTGAGGCAGACCCTGTTTTGCTCTGTGTATGAAGCCTGTGAGATCCTCATTCTGGTTTGCCATTTTACAAATCTCTCCTACCCTTTGCAGGGAGGCCAACCACTCCTTTCTTACGAAAATCAACGTTCGGATGAACGTAAGCAGAGAATATTGCTTGCTTCAGAAACCTTGGAAAGGTTACCATGTGCTGTGTAGAGTGCCCTGTATGCCCAGCTCTGCACACCAAAGGCATCTAGGAACTGTAGCTCCTAGGGTAAATAATGAAAGCATCTGTTCTGGCATTTCTCTCTGAAATTTTTATTCTCTCATCTCAAAGCACTGAATCTGGTTAAAGatatccctgctcactgcaagggagttggactagatggctTCCAAAGGTCCttttgaacccaaaccattctatactTCTATGTTTATAGGATataatggctataaactggagggggcagatttagactaggcataaggaagaacttcttcatgatgagggtggggagatgctggaacaggttgcccagggaagcggtggctgccccagccctggaggggttcaaggccaggttggatggggtgttgggcaacctgatccagtgggaggtgtccctgcccatggcagtggggctggaactggatgggctttgaggtcccttccaacccaagctattttatgattctatgatatcaaatttaaattgttttgtaCAAGTATAGAACTTATGTACAGATTCACAGCATGTGACCTCTTGACGTCGTCAATTTTCAGACAAATTAAACTCAGATCTTTCTGATGACAAAGATCTACCTTGAAATGACTGAAGCATGAATGCAAGACAAACTAAGCAGAGAAATAACTTCACTcccacaaaataaaatctagTAGGTTGATGAGATGTGGTGTAACCTCATGAAATACCTATCGAACAACTCAGCTCTCCGAGTCCAGTGTGTAACTTAATCACTAATCACACATGAATTCCCAGGCTTCAGTCTCTACCTTTGCACTATTCTTGCCTGAGGAGCCTTGTATGACATGTTCTTATTGATGAGGTATTCCTTAGTGCTGCAGAGCTTGGCTTGAACAGTGTTGACAGCAGATGGagttttaaacaggaaaattcCTCGGCCTTGGTTGGAGGAACTCGGTTTGCAGATCCAAATCTGTTCTTCTGTGGAGAGAATGAGGCTATTATAGTCCTGTGTGGGGTATGAAACACACGTGTGCCTGCTAGTGGGCTCTGAGAACTGCTCACTTGAACATGTGagtatatatgtgcatatagaTATCAATTATTATTACCGTGCATACTTTTATGAACATTTAGAGGATCACAGAGCTATTTAAATTGATTGCCATCCTGATTATGACAATTCACCTTTGCAGAGCTCAAAAAAGGCATTTCTCTCATCTTTTATGTCCAGGCGAAAGGATTCTGGGAAGAATTCTTCCATCTTCAGTAACCTATAAGAGAGTCAAATACAAATTGAAAATCCTACCCATCACATTCATTCCACTATTACTTTCAGAAAGAATGTCTGCAAGCAGAAACTTAAgacatggcttttttttttctgcttgtagACAGTTGTGTGTTTGTTGCATGGTTTTCCTGAGCTACATTCCATAAGATTTCAAGAATACACGTTGGCCTTAAGATATTCTTCATACACTCAGGTTTTTTGAAAGCTAACTGAGATGGCACAGGATTGCCATTTGGGTTTGTGATAGGTCAAAAATGAAGGAGCAGAAGTGGCAGTAGCTTCTTTCATATTTACAATGTTTATGGCACGAGAAGTTGTGGCCTTTCCAGCAGGATGATGTACCCAAAATAGGGGATTTATTATGACTACTGTTTTGGGGGGACCTGGCACTCCTACCACTCCAGACATAGAGAAAGAAATTTTGTCTCTGATGTATGaaattctgggggaaaaaaagtgatttttctagAGGATAAGAAAGACATAAACCCCCATATACTTTGTGTCCTGCACTGTTACACATTCAGGAGAAATTAATCCTCTGTTTATGTGCTCTCAATTTCTCTTGGCACGTTTCTGGTCAAGGTTCAAATTGGTGAGACTTCTTACTTGGAATTAGAGCTCCTACTGTTCCTTTTCATCACCCGCTCTTGCTCTCTCAGGCAGCATAAAAGCCCTATCTTATTGGTGAGGAATCCATTGTTGGGAATCTGGTAGAGAAGCTGTTCACctgtatgaggaaaaaaaaatcttgtcccATGCAGCAGAATCTAAAGGATGAAGCTGACTTTGTCACTGTTGACTTTCACCAATTTACTTTAAGGTAGGAATGACAACTCGCAAAGCAGTGAAAACAATTGCTGTGAATGTGTTTCTGTCCAGCCTTGGAACAAACCGTCCCCATGGGGCTTCATGAAATAGTTTATCCCTTCCCCCACTCCAAAGGTGCCCCTGCCACCacaaggaaggacatggatctgttggaacgagtccagaggaggccatgaagatgatccaagggctggagcacctcccataaaggaggacaggctgagagagttgaggttactcagcctggagaagagaaggctccggggagaccttagagcagcttccagtgatgaaaggtgctccaggaaagctggggaggggctcttgatcagggagggcagggataggatgagggggaatggtctGCTGTACATGGGCTGGTGGGGAAGTGAGAACGCTCTCCCTCTGCCACAGGAAAGACCTCAGCTCTGTGCCATGATGCTCAGGCTTGATAGAGCACAGGTCTTGACCAGCTCCCAGAAGTAAAAGAGTTGCCTCAGGGACTGTCCTGGGGGGAATTTTCACTGTTTGGTATGCGAAGTACTGCTCTGAGGATGTCAGCCAGATGCATGGATGTGGAGGTCCTTGATTTTATGCTTTTCTGGTGGGAAATCTGGCTAGAGGCTATAAAGTCAGGATGCACTGATGAGACAAAGGGTGGAGTGCGATTCAAAAAGTTGCTTGCCAATACAGTGGAGTAGTTTGGAGATAGCTGGGCCTGAGGTGTGTAGGGTGATTCATCTTGAGCTTACTTTACTTCCCTCTGCAAGTGCACCCTTCCTTCCCAATAGTATCTTTTCTCCCAGAGCTGTTTTCTTGTCTAAAACCTTTCCTTGATTAAATCATCATGGCAATCCAGGTCCGGTGTCCCCTCTGAGGACTGCCAAGAAGTTGGGGTTGTCCATTTCTCCTGCCTTCAGGTGACCTCCTCTGCCCTGGCAGTCCAGTATTCTCAAGTTTTTCCCACTACCCTCTCCCACTCAAGCCCCACAGGCACCTCTACCTTCTTTGAAATGGTAATAGGTCTCTTGGCACttgatttcacaccatttcagTGCATAATCCTCTCTTCTGTTGTCATAGATACGCTGCCAGCCTCTGCTCTGGCAGTAGCTGCTCAGGCTGcatatggaaaacaaaatagcaAAGTAGCTTCCCTTCTGTTAACAAATACTTAGTTAGCTCATGTCCCTTGAACTCTAGGAGCCTGACCTAACATGCCCAGAAGCCCCTGGTTGGGGAGTAAGGTGGGAAGCATTAATTAGAATGCCTGCTAGTGGACCTGCTGCTCTGAACTTGAAAGGGTGGGGGATTAGCTGAGGATGCTAAGAGCATTGTGATTCTGCAGCTCTAATGAGAACTTGTACCATttcagcagggtttttttcaattagGATGCAACTGCTACCCATAGAATGGAGATGTTCAGGGTCCAGTCTTAATAAGGAGCCTCTCCACTGAGGACTTCAGGGAGCGATGCCAAGTAGCAATAGAAAAAACAATTTGTAGACAAAACTACGGAAACACAGCAAGGAAAGTGCTCTGTTTGCAGCAGGGACTCTGTGGTGCTCGCTGGTAACAGCATTTAGAGTAGAGTGCCAGTACCCTGGAAGGAACTTAGAAATGAATGAATGGAACTTCTGATCTGACAATTTTTCTTGGGCAGAATTCTTCTTTTTAGCTTGTTTTACCTATAACACAGCAGAATGTTGCTCAACAACAGTGGTTCCCAGCTCTAGTGGTGATGCTGGCAGATCTGCTACGTGGTGTATTCTGAACAGCCCCAACAGAGAAACTTTTATTAAACAAATGGAagtattctgtttcttttcagataTATGGGTCCTTTCTATTTGAATTATCTTTGAACGGTTCCCCAGGTCTACCACTCCAAAAAGGCACCATATCAAAGGCAAATTATTTGAGGCTCATGGATACATTCCATGCTTTCATATATGATCATATTACTGTTCATATGAATGTGCTGAGAGGACTTACAGCTCAGCTCCGTTAGATCCCCCGATGTAAAAATATGGTCCTGGTCCCACCGGTGCTTTGTGTATTTCTTCTTGAGGGTATGCCTTACCGTGTGTTTTATTCCCATTAGAATTGGATTTGCCAAGCTTCACTTCAGATATGGTAGAAGTAGCTGCAAAAGTGGAAATTGAGAAACTTCAGATGGTCTGAGATCTTCTCCATGAACCCCACATCTAGAAAGCCAGCTGTTACAGAAGATACTGTAAGGTAAGGGGCTGCTCCAATTGGATTTATAGCCATTGCTAGGGGCATTGTCTTAAAAcaattcagaaattatttctaatgtAAGCTGGTGATAGGTACCATGATGCGTTAATTGGAAATAAATGCCATTGTCATACCTGGGAGCTTCCAGAGCAGCTCATGCTTACTTATATAATGAACATTTGGGATATTGATACCCAAACCACTGGGTCCAAAAACACGGAAAACATTAAAAGGTTTCATACTTCCAGGGGCTGAGAAACTATGCCTCTAGTTTCTTTTCAGCTTGGCTATGCACAAAACTTTTGGGAACCATAAAGCCtgtcaacagaagaaaaagttcaCCTTGTCCTAGCTCTGTCCCCACTGGAATTAGGTagtggcagggaaggaggaagcagGAAGCAAGCAGATGAGAAGACTGGGGTTATCTACTCTTTGGACTGTActtttattgttatttgttATAGAATATCCTGTGATCACATGAGTAAAAACTTCTATCTCAATGACAACACTCCTTTGACTTAAATGGAGCAAAGACACTGAACTTTGTTATCTCTCGTGTTTTACAAGCACTGGGTTTACGTCTTCTCTGCCCACGCTTACTGGCTTTCCCACACCTGCTTCAGTTTGCCTTGGAGTAAAGGAAGTAGACTGTAAATTCTTTGAGGTGGCACTTGCTTTAAATTTCTGCTTCCCGTAATACGTGGCATTAACGTCTAACAGTCAAGGTTTAGCGATGTTAAAAACTGCAGCATTATCAGTGCTAATCCCTGGACTCCTGCCTTGAACATACtcctgaaaataaaacccaaacaagccaAAAGAACGTACTGAACAACCAGCCCAAGCAAGCCAGGGCACAGCTTCCAGGATAGAGAACGGTGCCTCGGCGATGCCTTGTAACCAACTGAAATGAGCTTTTTCCAGGGTGAAAATGAGCATTTTCCAAGGTGAATTTCCCCCTGCCTGTTCCTGGTTGTGTAGAGCCAAGCCTACAGGATGAGGGGGCAGTTTTGATGGGGAGGACTCCCCAGCAGAGAGCGGTGCCTGGTTTTTATGGCCACTATCTCATTTTGCCATCACAGCACCGAACCAGCGTTCCGTTCCTCTAGAAGAGACCGTCATTAGCGGCTCATTGAATGTTTTGATCTAACCATCTGAAGGTAGCTCAAAGACAGGGTTAATGCATTATGCATACGCATCAGGCaaattaaaagacatgtagaaaagcagcacagctcacCTGCTTCCTAGACCCAATGCATTTTATGCAAAGGTTGTACCGTGAGGTGGTACCACCCCTCTAGCTACTGGTATCTTCCACGAGGGAGGCTGATCTCTCTCCACTGTCTTAGCACCGTGCGTTAAAGTGCTGTCCTTGCTCCTCTTTGATATGAgattgtaaatatttatttgtctttttttaacatttaacagCTCAGTCCTACCTTTTATCATCTCCCTCCTTGCCTGGATTGCTAAGAAATTAACCAATTTTAAACAGTCCCATTTATCCTGAGACACGGACACATGAAATACCCTGCAGTGATTGAAGTGCTGGTAAGGTATTCTTCCATTAGTCTGAACACGTACTTGTCTCTCCCTCTCTAATCTTTGACCCAGGGGGTGGGAgacttttatcttcttttctgtctAATTATGGAATCTCCCAGTATTAAAGGTGAagcttctttacgttgcatctTTTGACATGTATTCTTTAAGTGTGAGTCCCCTTAGTCTTCATTTGTTTGTATGTTTTGCATCCTCAGATGGCTAATTAAcaaagaaggatggagagaCAGAGATGCATTTCAGGCAAGGGCCTTTTCACTTGTTTATCAGAGGTGGGATTAGATGCTTGTTGGGACTTGAGCTCTTAGGAAAGACCAGGCAGAGTGGTTTAGCTTGCAGGTCTAATCAGCCCAGAGCAGTGGATACTTCAGTGGAAAAGTTTGTGCATCTAAACTCGATTCTACATTGTCCTGTGAAAGAGCCTCCCTCTGTCTAAAAGCTACTTGTGGTGTGGAGGGGGAGAGCCTGGGGGGAGCCAGGCTTCTAACTCATCACATAAACTACCAGCACGAAACTAAACGGCCTGATTCCCTTCCAGAGAGCCCACACAGAGATTGCCTTCACACTGGGCGCAGCCAGCAAATTACATTGCTCGAGACAATTCTGAATTCGGCTCATTAATTTCTTTGGGAATTGTGTGTTGGTGGTGTCTGTATAAGCAGCTCCTATCTAATCTCGGTTCTGCTTTCAGTGCACAGGAGGATAAACACACTGGCAGGGAGAGGCAGTCTGCTTTGTGTCTTTTGTtaccaaaagagaaaaaatagcaTATCTTGGAACAGAAaacttcctttttcccttttccatgtAAAGGAAGGTTTAACAGAATAGGAGCTGACTCATTTCTCTAGAATTCAGAGTTTAAATCTAgctgaaattttcatttaagaaagcTACATGATCTAATGAACTTTCTAAAGACAAGCACTGCCCTAAAGATCAGCTCTGTATTAAAAAGATCCATTTGAAGTGAATGAAGGTATTTGTTACTGCCAGTGACCAACAAATCCAGAACGtaaagggggctccaggaaggctggggaggggctcttgatcggggggtgcagggacaggatgaggggaatggttttaagctgaaagaggggagattgagatgagatattaggaaaaaatgttttcctgtgaggctctggcccaggttgacCAGGGaagtgtggctgccccatccctggaggggttccaggccaggttggatggggcttggagcccctgatccagtgggaggtgtccctgcccatggcaggggtggcactggatgggctttaagatcttttccaacccaaaccgttctataattctattaatACATCAGGAAAATAATACTGCTGGTTTTGTCATTGCAAGATTTGTGGCATTTCAGCCAAATTATCTCTCCATAAAAAagtgatgttttcttttcaaaggaaCTGCTGGTTAATGgataggttgttttttttccctttgcgtTTTCAACAAAGCACTTAAAATGtcagcataaaatattttaattttactagATATTTGTCAGCTAATATCAATAATCTCTGACTTGAATTTCTCTTGAAGCAAAAAGATGAGCCTGTTTCCACAGggtttaaatgaaaatggtgtctGTTACATGCAATAAGTCTGTGATTTATGCCGTAAGTTAGTTGACATCACGTCTTACACTTGGCTTCATATAAGAAAATATAACTCCCTTGATACTGACATCAGCATGGTCATAGGACCCCGCAGGATTAACAGCTAAAAACAAGGATACAAGATTCACCTCTGTTAGCTGGTAAGGATCCAGCCTGTTGTTTGCTACGTTTTTGCATCATGGATTTGGGGTTCTTTTTCCACCTGGTTGGCACAAAGGCCATCTCAGCTCAGCCTGCAAAAGGAAAGATCATCATCAGCCCCTTCGCCAGAGTCAGGAGTGATCTGGGCAAGTTTGTAAGgtgtatttttttatctgtCATCATTTACTCTGTTGATTCTACCTGCTGTTTTAtcatcttctgcatttttttcccattccttcagactagacataaagaggaattcttcaccatgagagtggggaggccctggaacatgttgcccatggaagctgtgcctgccccatccctggaggtgttcaaggccaggttggatggggcttggagcccctgatctagtgggaggtgtccctgcccatcccagggggttggaactggatgggctttaaggtcccttccaatccaatctattctatgattccatgattcagaATCTGACAGAGTTGTTTAGCATGGAATACATAAGCTCTGCATTCTATCTCagcttgaacccctccaggggtggggcagccacccctgctctgggcaacctgggccagggcctccccactctcgcaagaaaatatttcttcctaaaatctaatctaaatctcccctctttca
Encoded proteins:
- the TTLL10 gene encoding inactive polyglycylase TTLL10; amino-acid sequence: MRAEMCTPSLAVLGLMELHQAQAWGARWMQRTELFLDVNATYYGKQKFKASATSKNLQSTSFTPRQTEAATSTISEVKLGKSNSNGNKTHGKAYPQEEIHKAPVGPGPYFYIGGSNGAELLSSYCQSRGWQRIYDNRREDYALKWCEIKCQETYYHFKEGEQLLYQIPNNGFLTNKIGLLCCLREQERVMKRNSRSSNSKLLKMEEFFPESFRLDIKDERNAFFELCKEEQIWICKPSSSNQGRGIFLFKTPSAVNTVQAKLCSTKEYLINKNMSYKAPQARIVQRYIEKPLLLERKKFDVRSYLLIACTAPYVLFFAQGYVRLTCVNYDATSDDLTVHLTNQYMQKKNSLYSQLKDETVWRMEDFNSYVNEKFGKSNGLPKDWVFTVFTKRMQRIMFQCFLAAKHKLACKLGYFDLIGCDFLIDENFKVWLLEMNSNPALHTNCKVLKEIIPAVVYESLDLVLEVFTKRLKGQSVLPLETLRRFVLLYHEHAANLHQKQLGVSRTGRYLRPQAGSTIHSGRSPARALKNSSKRFICSSGQVALLPRIGNQQS